Within Macaca nemestrina isolate mMacNem1 chromosome X, mMacNem.hap1, whole genome shotgun sequence, the genomic segment CCTCTAGGTGCTTAGGAAATTTCACTCTGCTTCTGCTCAGTGGCCTCTTTGGTCGGCAGGGTGTTCTCCTGCATCTCTGTTTTCTTCAGCTTGGCCTTATTGAAGCTGGCAATTTCCCCCATGTCTGGTTTGTTTgccattttcttaaaacaatccTAGTGGGCAAACCAAGGCTCTTGGCCTGGGTCTGGGGACCAGCGCTCCTTTCCACATTCCCTGCCAGTGCCTCTCACTGTGGCACTCCTGCCGGCAGCCCGAACGCCTAGGTAGTGTAAGAGAAAGATGCAGAAGCAGCAGGTTTTGGGAAAGTGATGCTTGGGTGTAGGTCTGTTGAATCAGAGGTACAGAAGGCTCTCTAGTTGgcttcattatttattattatttttttaagaggcagtcttgctctatctcccaggctggagagcagtggcgcaatctcagctcagtgcaacttccacctcccaggctcaagtgattctcgtacctcagcctcccgagcagctgggagtTCCGGTGTGCgccatcaccttttttttttttttttttttttgagacagggtctcactcttatgcccaggctggggtgcagtggtgcagtcttgcctcactgcagccttgacctccccaggctcaggtgatcctcccacctcagcctcccaagtagctgggactacaggcatgtgccaccatgctcagctaatttgtttttttactttttgtggagacagggttttgccattttgcccaggctaatcttaaactgctgggctcaagaaatccacccgccttggcctcccaaagtgctaggattacaggcatgagctactgcacccagcctatgaaTGTATTCTTCATAGGTTTCCTTTAAGTGCCAGATTACCTTCAGTTATACACATCATCATGTTCTTATTATAGGCACATGGAGTAATGACAGGATAGATAGCCTTTTGCTATATTAGGTTTATccatgtacattttttaaatagcacTTATGTTGTGTTTTGTTCATATGCTTATTTCTGACTAGACTGAGATCTTGAAGGCCAAGGACAGTCTGTTATTTATCTTTGCTGCAGAATGCCTGACATATTGAGGACATGCAGGAAAACtttgaattaatgaattataGCTCAAAATACACAAGGCTTCTAACAAATAATTCTTGTTAGACTTGACTCTTGCAGTTCTTACAGGTTTTCCCAACATAGTCATAATTCTTGTACCTCTTGGCAACATGATGTAGCAGAAGTGGGCTTCCTGGGATAGGCCGCAGTTTGAATCCTAACTTTGCTAACCTATCAACTGTTCTTTTTTACTCAATTAATCTTAAAAATTGAGTCataatttacatgccataaaaCTCACCCTTTTAAGGTATATAATTCAATGATTTCTAGTATTTTCACAACAAGGTGTACAACcttcaccactatctaattctagGACACTTTCATTACCCCACAAAGGAAACTTCATACCCATACTCATGCCCATTAGCAGTCATCCCTCAATTCCTTCTTCCTCCATTCCCAGGCAACTAGGCATATACAAATCTTACCATTTTTCTTCAAGGGAAACAGATTAAATTGATCTGGCCTTATAACGGACTTCTAATGCTCTTTACCCTTCAGAAATGTATTATGCTAAAAGGAGGCATTAATTGGTTTTTCTCCCTGTAGGAAACAACACCAAATACGGATA encodes:
- the LOC139360879 gene encoding thymosin beta-10-like; this encodes MANKPDMGEIASFNKAKLKKTEMQENTLPTKEATEQKQSEIS